A stretch of the Veillonella parvula DSM 2008 genome encodes the following:
- a CDS encoding phosphate-starvation-inducible protein PsiE: MWIRISQLILTIKNIALIGVGIGLCIALINSLVNFGFIAWANIQGYSTYSLLIEEIITFFLYFEFIALIIKYFKNNFHFPLDFFLYIGITAIVRLLIIDHESALDMLLWSISILVLVCCLVLVEKFLNNKS; encoded by the coding sequence ATGTGGATTCGTATTTCTCAGCTTATTTTAACCATTAAAAATATTGCACTTATTGGTGTTGGCATTGGTTTATGCATTGCTTTAATCAATAGTTTAGTAAACTTTGGTTTTATTGCATGGGCCAATATTCAAGGCTATAGTACTTATTCATTATTGATTGAAGAGATAATTACCTTCTTTCTCTACTTTGAATTTATTGCACTCATAATTAAGTACTTTAAGAATAACTTCCATTTTCCTCTCGATTTCTTCTTATATATTGGCATTACCGCCATTGTTCGTTTACTAATTATCGATCATGAATCAGCTTTGGACATGTTATTATGGTCTATTTCTATTTTAGTTCTAGTTTGTTGCCTAGTACTGGTAGAAAAATTTCTTAATAACAAATCGTAA
- the mtaB gene encoding tRNA (N(6)-L-threonylcarbamoyladenosine(37)-C(2))-methylthiotransferase MtaB, whose product MKTVAFTTLGCRVNQYDTDAMKGLFLQNNYEAVDFDEKADIYVINTCSVTNMGEKKSRQLIRKAKRQNEDAYVIVTGCYAQLDPDAIAAIDGVNLVIGTNNRSKIVELVEQLESTERQINAVRDIMKESNFEEMPLFGNESDKTRAFMKIQEGCNNYCAFCIIPYTRGKLKSRKVDDIVQEAKRLVDHGFHEIVLTGIHLGNYGVELPGRPTLADVVKALLEIPNLYRIRFGSIESVEVSDELVELMATNKRVCPHLHLPLQAGSDHVLKLMKRHYTLQEYKDLITSLRSRIKDLSITTDIIAGFPQETDEDFEETLNTVREIGFTHIHAFPYSIREGTPAATMADQVPEAVKKTRVALLNGLSQSGYERYAKSRIGKPGEILIEKEENGYYMGLTNEYINGKVKSDGTRKIGDLVGGTVVGLEDNYLIIE is encoded by the coding sequence ATGAAAACCGTTGCTTTTACAACCTTAGGGTGTCGCGTAAACCAATATGATACAGATGCCATGAAAGGTTTATTTTTACAAAATAATTACGAAGCGGTAGACTTCGATGAAAAAGCTGATATATATGTAATTAATACGTGTTCTGTAACGAATATGGGGGAAAAGAAATCCCGTCAATTAATCCGCAAGGCGAAACGTCAAAATGAAGATGCCTATGTTATTGTAACTGGTTGTTATGCTCAGCTTGATCCAGATGCGATTGCTGCTATAGATGGTGTTAATCTCGTTATTGGTACCAATAATCGCTCTAAAATTGTTGAATTAGTAGAGCAATTAGAATCTACAGAACGACAAATTAATGCTGTTCGGGATATCATGAAGGAATCTAACTTCGAGGAAATGCCGTTATTTGGTAATGAATCTGACAAAACTCGTGCTTTCATGAAAATTCAAGAAGGTTGTAATAACTATTGTGCCTTTTGTATCATTCCTTATACTCGAGGAAAATTAAAATCTCGTAAAGTTGATGATATTGTACAGGAGGCAAAACGTTTAGTAGATCATGGATTCCATGAAATCGTATTAACTGGCATACATTTGGGTAATTACGGTGTCGAATTACCAGGTCGTCCAACATTAGCTGATGTGGTAAAAGCTTTATTAGAGATTCCTAATTTATACCGCATTCGTTTTGGCTCCATTGAATCCGTAGAGGTTTCTGATGAGTTAGTAGAATTAATGGCTACGAATAAACGTGTTTGTCCACACTTACATTTACCTCTACAAGCTGGTTCTGACCACGTATTAAAGTTAATGAAACGCCATTATACATTACAAGAATATAAAGATTTAATTACAAGTTTACGTTCTCGTATTAAAGATTTATCAATTACAACTGATATTATTGCTGGTTTCCCTCAAGAAACTGATGAAGACTTCGAAGAAACATTGAATACAGTACGTGAAATTGGATTTACGCACATTCATGCCTTCCCATACTCTATTCGTGAGGGTACACCTGCAGCCACTATGGCGGATCAAGTACCAGAAGCTGTTAAGAAGACTCGTGTAGCACTTTTAAATGGTCTTAGCCAATCTGGTTATGAAAGATACGCAAAATCTCGCATTGGTAAGCCTGGTGAGATTCTCATCGAAAAGGAAGAGAATGGATACTACATGGGCTTAACAAATGAATATATAAATGGTAAAGTTAAGTCTGATGGGACACGTAAAATTGGTGATCTCGTTGGTGGAACTGTTGTAGGTTTAGAAGATAATTATTTAATTATTGAGTAA
- a CDS encoding histidine triad nucleotide-binding protein: MSDCIFCKIINGEIPSKKVLENDKFYAFHDIQPVKKVHVLIVPKNHVSNIAHLNEKNADYVEGLLPFVRDVAKELGISKDGYRLIFNTGGKAGQTVFHMHAHLLGGEEMGWPEA; the protein is encoded by the coding sequence ATGAGTGACTGCATTTTTTGCAAAATTATCAATGGTGAAATTCCGTCTAAAAAAGTGTTAGAAAATGATAAATTCTATGCTTTTCATGATATTCAACCTGTAAAAAAAGTTCATGTATTAATCGTACCTAAAAATCACGTGTCTAATATTGCACATCTTAATGAAAAGAATGCAGATTATGTTGAAGGGTTATTGCCATTTGTTCGTGATGTAGCAAAAGAGCTTGGTATTTCTAAAGATGGTTATCGCTTGATCTTTAATACTGGCGGAAAAGCCGGTCAAACTGTATTCCATATGCATGCACACCTTTTAGGTGGAGAAGAAATGGGCTGGCCAGAAGCCTAA
- a CDS encoding glutamine synthetase: MSTTNELLYYIPAGQYGKEGVLALLEQHPEIKFVSLVGIDLAGNDTDEKIPMSAFFDDYESFFEGRAVQTDGSSVVLTNIATLNNARVDMWGDPSVNWFVDYNYENIDPVTGLPTGTLRIPAFLMHNYRYVDSRSILKRSCDYVRAELLALIKEHGLPGMPHVKADEVVDIIFTSATELEFWVKTPSRTVTKKELSVSQKLQEQYWQRTHGTVRTALEQAVERLDRYGMVAEMGHKEVGGVKAKLDEDGHEAVVLEQLEIDWKFSNNPLQTADNELQARIIVREVFRENGLDVTFNAKPIIGVAGSGEHTHFGVMAKLKSGKVVNLFSPEDMRKESASSLGIGAIMGLLKHYEAINPFISSTTDSLNRLKPGFEAPVCIVTSLGTDPSEPSRNRTILCGLIRDIDNPMATRYELRSPNPYTNTYTALALIFISAFDGMKYAITSGKTQAQLEAELSKEVGETSDYLATNRAYRTEKDVFDDFTQEERNQMFGVAPATVWENIKGYQNNPELVETLAQGNAFAKDLMDSFIASILKRWKLVLANRLIPNNLDTVRSMVAIHTDSRNSVDDKRFAEVNDLRFYLAKDSDDRKSLFTRLIDALNDGEYDLASQLQIEMNDKMEELETKYANYAKNIF, from the coding sequence ATGTCGACAACTAACGAATTATTATATTACATTCCAGCGGGTCAATATGGGAAAGAAGGGGTTCTTGCATTATTAGAACAACATCCTGAAATCAAGTTCGTATCTCTTGTAGGTATTGACTTAGCAGGTAATGATACTGATGAAAAGATTCCTATGTCAGCATTCTTCGATGACTACGAATCTTTCTTTGAAGGTCGTGCTGTTCAAACAGATGGTTCCTCTGTAGTACTTACAAATATTGCTACATTAAATAATGCTCGTGTAGATATGTGGGGCGATCCAAGTGTAAACTGGTTTGTTGATTACAACTACGAAAATATTGATCCTGTTACAGGCTTACCAACTGGTACACTTCGTATTCCTGCATTCTTGATGCATAACTATCGCTATGTAGATTCTCGTTCTATTTTAAAACGCAGCTGCGACTATGTTCGTGCTGAATTATTGGCTTTGATTAAAGAACATGGCTTACCTGGTATGCCGCATGTGAAAGCTGATGAAGTTGTAGATATCATTTTCACATCTGCAACAGAACTAGAATTCTGGGTAAAAACTCCATCTAGAACAGTTACAAAAAAAGAATTATCCGTATCCCAAAAATTACAAGAACAATACTGGCAACGTACTCATGGTACAGTTCGCACTGCTTTAGAACAAGCTGTTGAACGTCTTGATAGATATGGTATGGTTGCTGAAATGGGTCATAAAGAAGTAGGTGGCGTTAAAGCTAAACTTGATGAAGATGGTCATGAAGCAGTTGTATTAGAACAATTAGAAATCGACTGGAAATTCTCAAATAATCCATTACAAACAGCAGATAATGAATTACAAGCTCGTATTATTGTTCGTGAAGTATTCCGTGAAAATGGTCTTGATGTAACATTTAATGCAAAACCAATAATTGGTGTAGCTGGTTCTGGTGAACATACTCATTTTGGTGTTATGGCTAAATTAAAATCTGGTAAAGTTGTTAACTTATTTAGCCCAGAAGATATGCGAAAAGAATCTGCTAGCTCTTTAGGCATTGGTGCAATTATGGGACTTTTAAAACACTATGAAGCTATTAATCCATTCATCAGCTCTACAACAGATTCTTTAAATCGTTTAAAACCTGGGTTTGAAGCGCCAGTATGTATTGTTACATCTTTAGGTACTGATCCATCTGAACCTAGCCGTAACCGTACAATCCTTTGCGGTTTAATTCGAGATATCGATAATCCTATGGCGACACGTTATGAATTGCGTTCTCCAAATCCTTACACCAATACATATACTGCTTTAGCATTGATCTTTATTTCTGCATTTGATGGTATGAAATATGCCATTACATCTGGTAAAACACAAGCTCAATTGGAAGCAGAGCTTTCCAAAGAAGTAGGTGAAACATCTGATTATCTTGCTACAAATCGTGCATACCGTACTGAAAAAGATGTGTTTGATGATTTCACACAAGAAGAACGTAATCAAATGTTTGGTGTTGCTCCAGCTACTGTATGGGAAAACATAAAGGGTTACCAAAATAATCCTGAATTAGTAGAAACATTGGCTCAAGGCAATGCATTTGCTAAAGATTTAATGGACTCCTTTATTGCCTCCATTCTTAAACGTTGGAAACTAGTATTGGCTAATCGCTTAATTCCAAATAATTTGGATACAGTTCGTAGCATGGTTGCAATTCATACTGATAGCCGAAATAGTGTAGATGATAAACGCTTTGCAGAAGTTAATGACTTACGTTTCTACCTTGCTAAAGATAGTGACGATCGTAAATCCTTATTCACTCGTTTAATCGATGCACTTAATGATGGTGAATATGATTTAGCATCCCAATTACAAATCGAAATGAATGATAAAATGGAAGAATTAGAAACTAAGTACGCTAATTACGCTAAAAATATTTTCTAA
- a CDS encoding 50S ribosomal protein L11 methyltransferase has translation MQWIEISVVCERVATDEVTTLFDDYTDNGIIEEDVENQPNLIKLTMYADSSFDMDMIKADLEKRLTEDNIKIISIDTDILDGSTWLNSWQQYIEPTEILPNLVIKPAWQEYNNVDNKTIIEIDSDISFGTGSHETTRTCAELLKSYSKSMDLDTVTCLDIGTGTGILLLVAAHLGIKNLVGIDIEEYAANQARINCDNNHVSAEIICGNLDSDFNGTAQLILANLTVDPLKILLPQIGKKLDDKGILIISGIIDDRYDEIMPYIEAHWHIIEERVAGPWHTFALEKR, from the coding sequence ATGCAATGGATAGAAATTTCCGTTGTCTGTGAAAGAGTAGCCACCGATGAGGTGACTACTCTTTTTGATGATTATACAGACAATGGGATTATAGAAGAAGATGTTGAAAATCAGCCTAATTTAATAAAATTAACTATGTACGCTGATTCATCATTCGATATGGATATGATTAAGGCGGATTTAGAAAAACGCCTTACAGAGGATAATATTAAGATTATATCAATAGATACAGATATTCTTGATGGGTCAACTTGGTTAAACTCTTGGCAACAGTATATTGAACCTACAGAAATTTTACCTAACTTAGTCATTAAACCAGCATGGCAGGAATACAATAATGTAGATAATAAAACTATTATTGAAATCGATTCAGATATTTCCTTTGGTACCGGGTCTCATGAGACAACACGGACTTGTGCAGAGTTATTAAAATCCTATAGTAAATCTATGGATCTTGATACAGTTACTTGTTTGGATATTGGTACTGGCACAGGTATTCTTTTATTAGTAGCAGCCCATTTAGGTATTAAAAATTTAGTTGGTATAGATATAGAAGAGTATGCTGCAAATCAAGCTAGAATTAACTGTGATAATAATCATGTATCTGCTGAAATCATTTGTGGTAATTTGGATAGTGATTTCAATGGTACTGCCCAATTAATTTTAGCTAATCTAACAGTAGATCCGCTTAAAATACTATTACCTCAAATTGGTAAGAAACTGGATGATAAGGGCATTTTGATTATTAGTGGCATTATTGATGATCGTTATGATGAAATCATGCCATATATTGAGGCTCATTGGCATATTATTGAGGAGCGCGTCGCAGGGCCTTGGCATACGTTTGCGCTAGAAAAACGATGA
- a CDS encoding ABC transporter ATP-binding protein, whose product MKKRNLRNDWALFSYITAYIKPYLGILLLATVALAGNLVLLLLRPYITKQVIDLGFATNDIAVIEYYALMYGLTIIGSVLFIFVENYFLKSFGQKIIYNIRSIVFKKILNKPHDEFYKLPIGNWVTRITNDVESLRTLYTDVILNLASSGLMIIGILGFMYAINVPLAIIMTILLPIMGGIIWVFQKFSRKAFRQVRRSVAASNASIKELLNYIVIVKSYGGEKAIEERYNTVNKGFLEAGLFEVITFSIFRPLVDGLFFVALIVIFTTTNLIDSVADAGTVFAFIQYMDRFFQPLKEIADKYNSLQSALAGAERLVPLLEEEERQMADEVPDEFKHIETIEFEHVWFSYNNNDIYALEDFTLNIKAGEFIGIVGPSGSGKSTLLSLLMGVYKPTRGAIYINGINIAKYDSSVLRHLMGYVFQQAYLFKGSIRDNLTLFDTSISNEEIVNAAKQVNLDAMIEQLPEGYDTPVGYLGSLLSDGQKQLLAFGRTLIKKTPILLLDEATANIDSHTEKQIQASIESIRGSKTIVSIAHRLSTVEDANKIVYMEYGKIIEKGSFDELINLKGAFYNLWNNQHSGS is encoded by the coding sequence ATGAAGAAGCGTAATCTAAGAAATGACTGGGCTCTATTTTCCTATATAACTGCCTACATCAAGCCTTATTTAGGTATTCTATTATTAGCAACGGTTGCGCTAGCAGGAAATTTAGTATTATTACTTTTACGACCGTATATAACAAAGCAAGTCATCGATCTTGGCTTTGCCACTAATGATATCGCTGTTATTGAATACTATGCTCTAATGTATGGACTTACTATAATTGGTAGTGTTTTATTTATTTTTGTAGAGAATTACTTTTTAAAAAGTTTTGGTCAAAAAATAATTTATAATATTCGTAGTATTGTCTTTAAAAAGATTCTTAATAAACCACATGATGAATTCTATAAGTTGCCAATCGGTAATTGGGTAACTCGCATCACTAATGATGTAGAGTCATTACGTACATTATATACAGATGTAATTTTGAATTTAGCTAGTAGCGGTTTGATGATTATTGGTATATTAGGATTTATGTATGCTATTAATGTACCCCTAGCTATTATCATGACAATTTTATTACCTATAATGGGTGGAATTATTTGGGTGTTTCAAAAGTTTTCCCGTAAAGCATTTCGTCAGGTAAGACGCTCTGTAGCTGCATCTAATGCGAGTATCAAGGAACTGTTAAATTATATTGTAATCGTAAAATCCTATGGTGGCGAAAAAGCCATTGAGGAACGTTATAATACTGTTAATAAAGGTTTCTTAGAAGCAGGTCTTTTTGAAGTTATTACGTTTTCTATTTTTAGACCACTCGTAGATGGTCTATTCTTTGTTGCGTTAATTGTTATTTTTACAACTACGAATTTAATAGACTCTGTAGCTGACGCTGGTACAGTATTTGCCTTTATCCAATATATGGACCGATTTTTCCAACCATTAAAGGAAATTGCAGATAAATATAACTCACTACAAAGTGCACTAGCTGGTGCTGAAAGATTAGTTCCCTTATTAGAGGAAGAAGAGCGTCAGATGGCTGATGAAGTTCCTGATGAATTTAAACATATAGAGACCATTGAATTTGAGCATGTGTGGTTTTCCTATAATAATAACGATATTTATGCGCTAGAAGACTTTACATTAAATATTAAGGCTGGAGAATTCATAGGGATTGTAGGTCCCTCTGGTAGTGGTAAATCAACACTTTTATCATTGTTGATGGGAGTCTACAAACCAACAAGAGGGGCAATCTATATTAACGGTATAAATATTGCTAAATATGACAGTTCTGTACTTCGTCATTTAATGGGGTATGTTTTTCAGCAAGCTTATCTATTTAAGGGCTCCATTAGAGATAACTTAACACTTTTTGATACATCAATATCCAATGAGGAAATTGTCAATGCAGCAAAACAAGTTAATTTGGATGCTATGATTGAACAACTTCCGGAAGGGTATGATACACCGGTTGGTTATTTAGGCTCCTTATTATCTGATGGACAAAAACAATTATTGGCTTTTGGCCGTACCTTGATTAAAAAAACACCTATTCTATTGCTAGATGAAGCAACGGCTAATATCGATAGTCATACGGAGAAACAAATTCAAGCAAGTATTGAAAGTATTCGAGGTAGTAAAACAATCGTAAGTATTGCTCATCGTCTTTCAACAGTGGAAGATGCCAATAAAATAGTGTATATGGAATATGGTAAAATAATAGAAAAAGGATCTTTTGATGAACTCATTAACTTAAAAGGGGCCTTTTATAATCTATGGAATAATCAACACAGTGGGAGTTAG
- the rpsU gene encoding 30S ribosomal protein S21 — MSEIKVGKNETLESALRRFKRSCQKAGVLSEVRKREHYEKPSVKRKKKSEAARKRKFRA, encoded by the coding sequence ATGTCTGAAATCAAAGTCGGTAAAAACGAAACGCTTGAAAGTGCTCTTCGTCGATTCAAACGCTCCTGCCAAAAAGCGGGTGTTTTGTCTGAAGTAAGAAAACGCGAACACTATGAAAAACCAAGCGTAAAAAGAAAGAAAAAATCTGAAGCAGCAAGAAAACGCAAATTCAGAGCATAA
- a CDS encoding GatB/YqeY domain-containing protein: MSLKDQLKEDMKAAMKAREEGKTALSVIRMVNSAIKNTEINDKIELDDADIFGILAKEMKTRQDSLTEFEKAGREDLISHVKEEMAVLQKYLPEQLKEDEIRIIVQEAIAACGDNVNMGNVMKHVMPKTKGRADGKIVNNIVKELLG; this comes from the coding sequence ATGAGTTTAAAAGATCAATTAAAGGAAGATATGAAAGCAGCTATGAAAGCTCGTGAAGAAGGTAAAACAGCGTTATCTGTAATTCGTATGGTCAATAGTGCCATAAAAAATACAGAAATCAATGACAAAATTGAGCTAGATGATGCTGACATTTTTGGCATTTTAGCTAAGGAAATGAAAACTCGTCAAGATTCCTTAACAGAATTTGAAAAAGCAGGCCGTGAGGACTTAATTAGTCATGTAAAAGAAGAAATGGCTGTATTGCAAAAATACTTACCAGAGCAATTGAAAGAAGATGAAATTCGTATAATTGTACAAGAAGCCATTGCTGCATGTGGTGATAACGTAAATATGGGTAATGTTATGAAACATGTAATGCCAAAAACAAAAGGGCGTGCAGATGGTAAGATTGTTAATAACATTGTTAAAGAATTACTTGGATAA
- a CDS encoding ABC transporter ATP-binding protein: protein MKPIDLFMQFFRREGWIYAIGLTMLMAIDVAFLFVPQFIGNAIDTLSNNKEGLVTYIYYFILLFIIITILKVISRRTLLGSIRRMEYLFREILCSKALQVKTTYYEANGPGKVMALMTNDVTSLRVALGLGVMIVVDIIFYSVVGSIILIQKINTVLAFKIMTPVFLIIVAIFVLGRKLRIKQRSAQATYSDLTEFGQELFQGMDVIRAFNRESIISNSFEKINKLNYKKNMDVALLDAILTPLTRIAPFICISISIFICGHLAVEGKMTIGEFVTINSFIMLIVGPLIGFGGLISIVQKGLASLDRIMDFLHLPIETIDDTDEVLPLEDIHIRYLDFNYENSKGHALSQVTTTIPKGSFIGLVGKPGSGKSTLFKLLIGLQECPKQSIYFGNQDLAAVSLSKLRNSIAYVPTQSYLLSTTIADNIKFGKILPMHETVEVAAQKADLYRDLGDLLNDDLHELAEEGHDLSGGQKQRINMARGFYKNAPYLLLDDCFSALDAVTVTTILNTLHNVKEQTILCISQRLEVVEKADKILVFDEGRIVEEGTHKELLANNGLYRTLYEAQKGEAHHEEA from the coding sequence ATGAAACCAATAGATTTATTTATGCAGTTTTTCCGGCGTGAAGGCTGGATCTATGCCATTGGCTTAACTATGTTGATGGCAATTGATGTGGCTTTTTTATTTGTTCCTCAATTCATTGGCAATGCTATAGATACATTGAGCAATAATAAGGAAGGTTTAGTTACTTATATTTATTATTTTATTTTATTATTTATTATTATCACTATTTTGAAAGTTATTTCACGTAGAACCCTATTAGGATCTATTCGTCGCATGGAGTATCTTTTTCGTGAGATTTTGTGTAGTAAAGCATTACAAGTAAAAACAACATACTATGAGGCTAATGGACCTGGTAAGGTTATGGCGCTCATGACTAACGATGTAACATCGTTACGTGTTGCCCTTGGTCTAGGTGTAATGATTGTAGTGGATATTATTTTCTACTCCGTTGTGGGCTCCATAATATTAATTCAAAAGATTAATACTGTATTAGCTTTTAAAATTATGACACCTGTATTCTTAATTATTGTGGCTATATTTGTACTAGGCAGAAAGCTACGTATTAAACAACGTAGTGCACAAGCTACTTATAGCGATTTAACAGAGTTTGGACAAGAGCTATTTCAAGGGATGGATGTTATTCGCGCTTTTAATCGTGAAAGCATTATATCTAATTCTTTTGAAAAAATAAATAAACTTAATTATAAGAAGAATATGGATGTTGCACTACTAGATGCAATATTAACACCGTTAACAAGGATTGCACCCTTTATCTGTATCAGTATTAGTATTTTTATTTGTGGACATTTAGCTGTAGAAGGTAAAATGACTATAGGCGAATTTGTTACAATCAATTCTTTTATAATGTTAATTGTAGGGCCTTTAATAGGCTTTGGGGGCCTTATTTCTATTGTACAAAAAGGTCTTGCTTCTTTAGATCGTATCATGGATTTCTTGCATTTGCCCATTGAAACAATAGATGATACCGATGAGGTATTGCCACTTGAAGATATTCACATCCGATACTTAGATTTTAATTATGAAAACTCTAAAGGCCATGCATTATCTCAAGTGACAACGACAATACCGAAAGGTTCTTTTATTGGTTTGGTTGGCAAACCTGGTTCTGGTAAAAGTACATTGTTTAAATTGCTTATTGGATTACAAGAATGTCCGAAACAGTCCATTTATTTTGGTAATCAAGATTTAGCTGCTGTTTCTTTATCAAAACTTAGAAACTCAATTGCTTATGTGCCAACACAATCTTACCTTTTAAGTACGACCATTGCAGATAATATTAAATTTGGTAAAATTTTACCTATGCATGAAACTGTAGAGGTTGCGGCACAAAAGGCAGACTTATATAGAGATTTAGGCGATTTGTTAAATGATGATTTACATGAGCTCGCTGAAGAAGGTCATGATTTATCAGGTGGACAAAAGCAGCGAATCAATATGGCTCGCGGCTTTTATAAAAATGCACCATATTTATTGCTAGATGATTGTTTTTCTGCTTTAGATGCAGTAACAGTTACAACTATTTTAAATACATTACATAATGTAAAAGAACAAACAATTTTATGTATTTCACAGCGATTAGAGGTTGTAGAGAAAGCAGATAAAATTCTAGTATTCGATGAGGGGCGTATCGTAGAAGAAGGTACTCATAAAGAATTATTAGCTAACAATGGTTTATACCGCACCTTATATGAAGCGCAGAAAGGAGAGGCCCATCATGAAGAAGCGTAA
- a CDS encoding RsmE family RNA methyltransferase — MKKIFIPTPLDEIIELPKDVTHHVLHVFRHNMEKPITVTGSDNRCGIYQITAEVDGKAQAKLIEYVEENVASYRTILVQSLLKGEKLEWVLQKATELNVDTIYLVPTVNCVAKYDEKKLQSKVNRWEKIMLEAAQQCGRKHLPTLVVGETLLQALDIESEALKLVAYENEAGQTIKDVLKTLHSDKSVTDVLICIGPEGGYQEKEINAIIKYGGKSVSLGNTILRAETAAIGSLAMIQYELEL; from the coding sequence ATGAAAAAGATTTTTATTCCTACACCATTAGATGAAATAATAGAATTACCAAAAGATGTGACCCATCATGTACTACATGTATTCCGCCATAATATGGAGAAGCCCATAACTGTAACCGGCAGCGATAACCGTTGTGGTATATATCAAATTACAGCAGAAGTAGATGGTAAAGCGCAAGCAAAACTGATTGAATATGTAGAAGAAAATGTAGCATCTTATCGTACTATCCTGGTTCAATCCTTATTAAAAGGTGAAAAACTAGAGTGGGTTCTACAAAAGGCGACGGAGTTAAATGTGGATACAATTTATCTTGTGCCCACAGTTAACTGCGTAGCTAAATATGATGAAAAAAAGCTTCAATCAAAAGTAAATCGTTGGGAAAAAATAATGCTAGAAGCAGCTCAACAATGTGGACGAAAACACTTGCCTACACTCGTAGTAGGAGAGACGCTTTTACAAGCATTAGACATTGAATCTGAGGCGTTGAAGTTGGTAGCCTATGAAAATGAAGCAGGGCAGACTATCAAAGATGTACTTAAAACTTTGCATTCCGATAAGTCTGTAACTGATGTTTTAATTTGTATAGGTCCTGAAGGGGGCTATCAAGAGAAGGAAATCAATGCTATTATAAAATATGGTGGAAAATCAGTATCGCTAGGAAATACAATTTTGCGGGCTGAAACTGCTGCTATTGGATCGTTAGCGATGATTCAATATGAATTAGAATTATAA
- the tpx gene encoding thiol peroxidase produces MEKRTGVVTFAGGPITLVGPEIKVGQQAPDFTVLSNDLQAKTLKDFEGKVKVISVVPSLDTGVCDAQTRWFNQDATALSEDVVVLTISMDLPFAQKRWCGAAGVDKVITLSDHKDASFGENYGFLIEELRLLTRGVVVINKDNKVTYVEYVPEVTQAVNFDAALEAIKADI; encoded by the coding sequence ATGGAAAAACGTACTGGCGTAGTAACATTTGCAGGTGGCCCTATCACATTAGTTGGCCCAGAAATTAAAGTAGGTCAACAAGCTCCAGACTTCACTGTATTGAGTAATGACTTGCAAGCTAAAACTTTAAAAGACTTCGAAGGTAAAGTAAAAGTTATCTCCGTTGTTCCTTCCCTTGATACAGGTGTTTGTGATGCTCAAACTCGTTGGTTCAACCAAGATGCAACAGCTCTTTCCGAAGATGTAGTCGTATTGACAATTTCTATGGACTTACCATTTGCTCAAAAACGTTGGTGTGGTGCTGCGGGCGTAGATAAAGTTATTACTTTGTCTGACCACAAAGATGCTTCCTTCGGTGAAAACTACGGTTTCTTGATTGAAGAGCTTCGTCTTTTAACTCGTGGCGTTGTAGTAATCAACAAAGATAACAAAGTAACTTATGTTGAATATGTACCAGAAGTAACTCAAGCAGTTAACTTTGATGCTGCATTAGAAGCTATTAAGGCTGATATCTAA